Proteins from a genomic interval of Streptomyces sp. NBC_00820:
- a CDS encoding response regulator transcription factor has product MRHQNPRQGFPSSPATPQLRLVIADDNPVVRAGLTALLADREDTTVVAAVADGREAYEATLRHRPDVVLLDVRMPGVDGISALPHLVRLAPVMMLTYSHEAETVREALRLGAGGYLVHGEFTAEQLVRAVRDVREGRPHVTPGAAKALLGALMSSATAHSGAENPVPVGKSSTQSLSQLQSPVGQSFRSQFQLSIREAEIMDLIASGLTNQQIAAACFISEKTVKNHINRIFAKLHTTNRSQAAAKWLGVA; this is encoded by the coding sequence ATGCGGCACCAGAACCCCCGGCAGGGCTTCCCGTCCAGCCCCGCCACGCCCCAGCTCCGCCTCGTGATCGCCGACGACAACCCCGTCGTCCGCGCGGGCCTCACCGCCCTCCTCGCCGACCGCGAGGACACCACGGTGGTGGCGGCGGTGGCGGACGGCCGGGAGGCCTACGAGGCGACGCTGCGGCACCGCCCCGACGTCGTCCTCCTCGACGTCCGCATGCCCGGCGTCGACGGAATCTCCGCATTGCCGCACCTGGTCCGGCTGGCCCCCGTCATGATGCTGACCTACAGCCACGAGGCGGAGACCGTGCGGGAGGCGCTGCGACTGGGTGCGGGGGGCTATCTGGTGCACGGCGAGTTCACCGCCGAGCAGTTGGTACGGGCGGTACGGGACGTCCGGGAGGGCCGGCCCCATGTGACACCGGGGGCGGCGAAGGCGTTGCTGGGCGCCCTGATGTCGAGTGCGACTGCACACTCCGGGGCGGAAAACCCCGTTCCCGTAGGTAAATCTTCGACTCAATCGCTTTCACAGTTGCAATCCCCTGTGGGACAGTCGTTCCGGTCGCAGTTCCAACTGAGCATCAGGGAGGCGGAGATCATGGACCTCATCGCGTCCGGCCTGACCAACCAGCAGATCGCCGCCGCCTGTTTCATCAGCGAGAAGACCGTCAAGAACCACATCAACCGCATCTTCGCCAAGCTCCACACCACGAACAGGTCCCAGGCGGCGGCGAAGTGGCTGGGGGTGGCCTGA